The following are from one region of the Rhodopirellula sp. P2 genome:
- the hisH gene encoding imidazole glycerol phosphate synthase subunit HisH, which translates to MITIVDYQMGNLRSVQKAVERSGVEAEITSDASQIAAAERLILPGVGAFGDAIGEIRRRDLEKPIKDFIASGKPFLGICLGLQMLFEQGLEGGTHEGLGVLAGDVVPFELPVEYKVPHMGWNAVDVQSAGADLGIPSGTHFYFVHSYYVRPTDPSVVALTCDYGGEFCAAVRRGNLIATQFHPEKSQGDGLRLMQRFATSPVEVA; encoded by the coding sequence ATGATCACCATCGTTGACTACCAAATGGGAAACCTCCGCAGCGTCCAAAAGGCGGTGGAGCGTTCGGGCGTGGAAGCGGAGATCACCAGTGACGCCAGCCAGATCGCAGCGGCCGAGCGATTGATTCTGCCGGGCGTGGGAGCGTTTGGGGATGCGATTGGCGAGATTCGTCGTCGCGATCTGGAAAAACCAATCAAGGACTTCATCGCGTCGGGCAAACCCTTTTTGGGAATCTGCCTGGGCCTGCAGATGTTGTTTGAACAGGGCCTGGAAGGCGGCACCCACGAAGGTCTGGGGGTGTTGGCTGGCGACGTGGTCCCGTTCGAATTGCCGGTGGAATACAAGGTCCCGCACATGGGATGGAACGCGGTCGATGTGCAATCGGCGGGGGCCGATCTGGGCATTCCATCCGGAACTCATTTTTACTTTGTTCACTCGTACTACGTTCGTCCGACCGATCCGTCCGTGGTGGCACTGACCTGTGACTACGGCGGCGAGTTTTGTGCCGCCGTGCGTCGTGGCAACTTGATCGCGACGCAGTTCCACCCCGAAAAGAGCCAGGGAGACGGGCTGCGATTGATGCAGCGTTTCGCAACCTCGCCGGTCGAAGTCGCCTGA
- a CDS encoding sugar phosphate isomerase/epimerase family protein, translating to MNTSTLRGHNLTVPQQIEVVAKAGFDGIEPWIRDLRSHVDGGGSVADLKKQLDDTGLNVVGAIGFARWIVDDPAERQAGLDEAKRDMELVAALGGKQMAAPPIGVHRTEELGEGGAPSLETIGERYRAILELGDTMGVTPLLELWGFSPVLHRLAELAYVSTAAAHPSAAVLPDFYHIYKGGNEMSSLGMIEASRMPLFHINDYPAQPGIDVIADKDRVYPGDGVCDLVGTIAMLLRNGFAGTFSLELFNPGYWKLPAEQVAAEGCQKSRDVIAKAVAAAKQAAANQA from the coding sequence ATGAACACCAGCACGCTGCGTGGGCACAACTTGACCGTGCCTCAGCAAATCGAGGTGGTTGCGAAAGCTGGATTTGATGGCATCGAGCCGTGGATCCGTGATCTGCGAAGTCACGTGGATGGCGGCGGTAGCGTTGCCGATTTGAAGAAACAGCTCGACGACACGGGATTGAATGTTGTCGGGGCGATCGGATTTGCCCGTTGGATCGTGGACGATCCCGCGGAACGCCAAGCCGGTTTGGACGAAGCCAAGCGGGACATGGAGTTGGTGGCAGCGCTCGGTGGCAAGCAAATGGCCGCACCTCCGATTGGAGTTCATCGGACCGAAGAACTTGGCGAAGGCGGTGCACCCTCGCTCGAGACGATCGGCGAACGTTACCGGGCCATCTTGGAACTCGGGGACACGATGGGCGTGACGCCGTTGTTGGAACTCTGGGGGTTCTCGCCGGTGCTGCATCGCCTGGCGGAGTTGGCTTACGTTTCGACGGCCGCGGCTCATCCGTCCGCGGCGGTGCTGCCTGATTTCTATCACATTTACAAAGGCGGCAATGAGATGTCGTCATTGGGGATGATCGAAGCGTCCCGCATGCCGTTGTTCCATATCAACGACTATCCCGCTCAGCCCGGGATTGATGTGATCGCCGACAAAGACCGGGTGTACCCGGGCGATGGGGTGTGTGACTTGGTGGGCACGATCGCGATGTTGCTTCGCAATGGATTTGCTGGCACGTTCTCGCTGGAGTTGTTCAACCCAGGGTATTGGAAGCTGCCTGCGGAGCAGGTCGCCGCGGAAGGCTGCCAGAAGTCTCGCGACGTGATCGCGAAAGCGGTGGCAGCAGCGAAGCAAGCCGCCGCCAACCAGGCTTGA
- a CDS encoding bile acid:sodium symporter family protein: MNPIFAWGRRHGFLLTLAVLFAIGFTAADVLRPVAEQEWLRGAVVFAVMWASGMTLPLRSVTDAVRRPMAVLAAVGLNTLAVPVAAWWIAGWLAPEWRLSFYVASLVPCTLASAMVWTRRAGGDDSIPMLTTVVTNLACVGVIPLGWWWVSETEAVAELTRGLQAVAVAELGAGAAGAGGRTLADQAIKLGLVVVAPLTLAQGMRLGGWAEWADRTKPRLSWAAQGGILTMVVFGAVTTADKLASITEEGGMAVFAQLIATASAIHLVCLLAGILFTRWVLGRGPETQIAVGFSASQKTLAIGLQTSMDLGVSVLPMIIYHVIQLVWDTVVADAWLARGKKDSSG, from the coding sequence ATGAATCCGATTTTTGCCTGGGGACGACGGCACGGGTTTCTTCTGACGTTGGCGGTGTTGTTTGCGATTGGTTTCACCGCCGCCGACGTGCTTCGTCCGGTCGCGGAGCAGGAATGGCTTCGCGGCGCGGTCGTGTTTGCGGTCATGTGGGCATCGGGAATGACGCTGCCGTTGCGATCCGTGACGGATGCGGTGCGGCGACCCATGGCGGTGCTGGCCGCGGTCGGCCTGAACACGCTGGCGGTGCCTGTGGCGGCTTGGTGGATTGCGGGATGGCTGGCTCCGGAATGGAGGTTGTCGTTCTACGTGGCTTCATTGGTGCCTTGCACGCTCGCCTCGGCGATGGTGTGGACGCGCCGCGCCGGGGGGGATGATTCGATCCCGATGCTGACCACGGTGGTGACCAATCTCGCCTGCGTCGGTGTGATCCCGCTGGGATGGTGGTGGGTGTCGGAGACCGAAGCCGTGGCGGAGCTCACCCGTGGTCTGCAGGCGGTGGCGGTGGCGGAATTGGGGGCGGGGGCCGCTGGAGCGGGCGGCCGGACGTTGGCCGATCAAGCGATCAAGTTGGGATTGGTGGTGGTGGCTCCGCTGACCTTGGCCCAGGGCATGCGTCTGGGAGGGTGGGCCGAGTGGGCGGATCGAACCAAGCCAAGGTTGTCTTGGGCGGCTCAGGGCGGCATCCTGACCATGGTGGTGTTCGGTGCCGTGACCACCGCCGACAAGCTGGCCTCGATCACCGAGGAAGGCGGGATGGCGGTCTTTGCTCAACTGATCGCGACTGCCTCTGCGATTCACTTGGTGTGTTTGTTGGCCGGAATCCTCTTCACCCGGTGGGTGCTGGGACGCGGTCCCGAGACACAGATCGCCGTGGGGTTCTCGGCCAGCCAGAAGACGCTCGCGATTGGCCTGCAAACGTCCATGGATCTGGGGGTCAGCGTGTTGCCAATGATCATCTACCACGTCATTCAGTTGGTCTGGGACACCGTGGTCGCCGACGCTTGGTTGGCAAGGGGAAAGAAGGATTCGTCAGGATGA
- the rtcR gene encoding RNA repair transcriptional activator RtcR, with product MNKKCVVIGLLGVHLDQPRKSRDRWGTWRPSVAICQQDDLIVDRFELIAERRYSKLADQVVQDIETVSPETSVRVHPIALKDPWDLEEVYAGLHQFSRDYAFDTDAEDYLVHITTGTHVAQICLFLLTESRHLPGRLIQTSPPPARGRSKQQEAASVQGTFQIIDLDLSRYDELAKRFGQEQDEARSILKHGIETKDPSFNALIDRIERVTLATKAPILMSGPTGAGKTQLAKLVYELKHSRRQVSGPFVEVNCATIRGEQAMSTLFGHTKGAFTGASSARAGLLKSADGGMLFLDEIGELGLDEQAMMLRAIEEKEFTPVGSDQSIRSDFQLIAGTNRDLMSEVSAGRFREDLLARINLWSFRLPGLSERRADIDPNLDYELQQFTRDSGQKVTISTEARKAFVDFALDPATPWNANFRDLNAAVTRMGTLAEGGRITIELVTEEIARLRSSWQVADAHREDTSILASCLDETQVSKLDRFDRVQLAEVIRVCRQSRSLSQAGRTLFAESRKAKAKPNDADRLRKYLQRFGLSWNELL from the coding sequence ATGAACAAGAAATGCGTTGTCATCGGCCTGCTCGGCGTCCATCTCGACCAACCCCGCAAATCTCGCGATCGGTGGGGCACCTGGCGTCCCTCGGTGGCGATCTGCCAGCAGGATGACTTGATCGTCGATCGGTTCGAGCTGATCGCCGAACGTCGTTACTCCAAGCTGGCCGACCAAGTTGTTCAAGACATCGAGACCGTCTCCCCGGAAACGTCCGTGCGAGTGCATCCGATCGCGTTGAAAGACCCGTGGGACCTGGAAGAGGTCTACGCGGGACTGCATCAGTTCTCTCGCGACTACGCCTTCGACACGGACGCCGAAGACTACTTGGTTCACATCACCACCGGGACCCACGTCGCACAAATCTGTCTGTTCCTGTTGACGGAGTCCCGTCACTTGCCGGGGCGTTTGATCCAAACGTCGCCGCCGCCAGCGAGAGGTCGGTCCAAGCAACAGGAGGCAGCCTCGGTGCAGGGGACGTTCCAGATCATCGACTTGGATCTGTCCCGCTACGACGAACTGGCCAAACGCTTTGGGCAAGAACAAGACGAAGCACGCTCCATCCTCAAACACGGCATTGAAACCAAGGACCCGTCCTTCAATGCACTGATTGACCGGATCGAGCGAGTGACCCTGGCCACGAAGGCACCGATCTTGATGTCCGGTCCGACTGGGGCAGGCAAAACGCAACTTGCGAAACTGGTTTACGAACTCAAGCACAGCCGGCGACAGGTCAGTGGCCCGTTCGTCGAAGTCAACTGCGCGACGATCCGAGGCGAACAGGCCATGTCGACGCTGTTCGGTCACACCAAGGGAGCCTTCACGGGAGCAAGCTCCGCGCGGGCGGGACTGCTGAAATCCGCCGATGGCGGCATGCTGTTCCTCGACGAGATCGGTGAACTGGGGCTGGATGAACAAGCAATGATGTTGCGTGCGATCGAAGAGAAGGAATTCACGCCGGTCGGATCCGACCAAAGCATCCGCAGCGACTTTCAATTGATCGCGGGAACGAATCGTGACTTGATGTCCGAAGTCAGTGCGGGCAGGTTTCGGGAAGACTTGTTGGCCAGAATCAACCTTTGGTCATTTCGATTGCCCGGACTCAGCGAACGAAGAGCTGACATTGACCCCAACCTGGACTACGAGTTGCAGCAATTCACGCGTGACTCCGGGCAGAAGGTCACGATCAGCACAGAGGCTCGCAAAGCGTTTGTCGATTTCGCCCTGGACCCGGCCACACCTTGGAACGCCAACTTTCGCGATCTCAATGCGGCCGTGACGCGGATGGGGACGCTTGCCGAAGGCGGACGCATCACGATCGAATTGGTGACCGAGGAAATCGCCAGACTGCGATCGAGCTGGCAGGTCGCCGATGCCCACCGCGAGGACACGTCCATCTTGGCCAGCTGCTTGGATGAAACCCAAGTCTCGAAACTGGATCGCTTCGATCGCGTGCAGCTCGCCGAGGTCATTCGGGTTTGCCGCCAAAGCCGATCGCTGTCACAAGCCGGCCGAACCCTGTTTGCCGAGTCACGCAAAGCCAAGGCCAAACCCAACGACGCCGATCGCTTGCGAAAGTACTTGCAGCGTTTCGGTTTGAGCTGGAACGAACTGCTCTGA
- a CDS encoding RtcB family protein, producing the protein MTTSTKTRSTPDSRFKYSGPGMVSTGEATALLRTETTAPIRVFGTESIRETFDDLCLQQAVNSRLAPGVTDLVLNPDAHCGYGAPVGCVMVSPTHIYPGPVGVDIKCSMSLLQLDLPAEAIEDRKVRRALISAICQRTPTGAGKGQRSVTKARHVNRTLGKQLVTEGASDDVCRALGIPTSWSHRCEDSHHVGHDDTELALENRLETILGHRHMSNFSDKMQQLGSYGGGNHFGECEVVEVGDDDRAREVAQTFGLIDGNVAFLSHCGSRGFGHNLASGQFRTLQDKFDRWGIPLPAGDRQLVYAPLGTEEANDYLDDMALGANFATVNHLLINALVLEAFQEVIPGTRGNLVYFISHNIARKEIVGNQPAWVHRKGATRAIPGGHHSLANTPFAKSGHPILLPGNPRDGSAVMVAEEGASASCYSVNHGAGRTLGRRHAKRVLDQATVDSEFDSNDILSNCRKYPIDEAPAAYKDFNEVLRSVKSAGLASEVARLKARFVIKDASKADD; encoded by the coding sequence ATGACGACATCGACCAAGACTCGCTCCACCCCGGATTCGCGCTTCAAGTACTCCGGCCCCGGAATGGTTTCGACCGGCGAAGCGACCGCGCTGCTGCGGACGGAAACGACCGCGCCGATTCGGGTTTTCGGAACCGAGTCCATTCGAGAAACCTTCGACGACTTGTGCTTGCAACAGGCCGTCAATTCGCGATTGGCCCCCGGCGTCACCGATCTGGTTTTGAATCCTGACGCGCACTGTGGTTACGGAGCACCAGTGGGTTGCGTGATGGTTTCGCCCACTCACATTTATCCCGGTCCGGTCGGTGTCGACATCAAGTGTTCGATGAGCTTGTTGCAATTGGATCTTCCCGCCGAAGCGATCGAGGACCGCAAGGTTCGTCGAGCCTTGATTTCGGCGATCTGCCAACGCACGCCGACGGGCGCTGGAAAAGGGCAACGCAGCGTGACCAAGGCACGGCATGTCAACCGAACCCTTGGGAAGCAATTGGTGACCGAGGGCGCAAGCGACGATGTGTGCCGCGCTCTGGGGATCCCGACCAGTTGGTCGCACCGCTGCGAAGACTCGCACCATGTTGGACACGATGACACGGAGTTGGCACTCGAGAATCGACTCGAAACGATTCTGGGGCATCGCCACATGAGCAACTTCAGCGACAAGATGCAGCAACTGGGGTCGTACGGAGGCGGGAACCACTTCGGTGAATGCGAAGTGGTGGAAGTTGGCGATGACGACCGTGCTCGTGAAGTGGCTCAAACGTTTGGTCTGATCGATGGAAACGTGGCGTTTCTGTCGCACTGTGGATCGCGCGGGTTCGGACACAACTTGGCGTCGGGCCAATTCCGTACCTTGCAAGACAAGTTCGATCGGTGGGGGATTCCGCTGCCTGCGGGCGATCGCCAATTGGTCTACGCTCCTTTGGGAACCGAGGAAGCGAATGACTACCTCGATGACATGGCCTTGGGAGCGAACTTCGCGACCGTGAACCATTTGCTGATCAATGCTCTCGTACTGGAAGCGTTCCAGGAAGTGATTCCGGGAACCCGCGGGAACCTGGTTTACTTCATCAGTCACAACATCGCTCGAAAGGAAATCGTGGGCAATCAACCAGCCTGGGTGCATCGAAAGGGAGCCACGCGAGCGATACCGGGTGGGCATCATTCACTCGCCAACACCCCGTTTGCAAAATCCGGGCACCCGATTCTGTTGCCGGGAAATCCACGCGATGGGTCAGCCGTGATGGTGGCCGAGGAAGGTGCGTCGGCGTCTTGTTACAGCGTCAACCATGGTGCGGGACGGACGCTCGGACGACGTCACGCCAAACGTGTGCTGGATCAAGCGACGGTGGATTCGGAATTTGATTCCAACGATATTTTGAGCAATTGCCGCAAGTACCCGATCGACGAAGCCCCCGCGGCATACAAGGATTTCAATGAAGTCCTGCGGTCGGTCAAGTCCGCTGGATTGGCAAGCGAAGTGGCTCGTTTGAAAGCCCGGTTTGTGATCAAGGATGCGAGCAAAGCAGATGATTGA
- the rtcA gene encoding RNA 3'-terminal phosphate cyclase, whose protein sequence is MIEINGNEGEGGGQIVRSSLALAAVTGQPVRLTNIRGGRQKPGLLRQHLAGVRAIQAVCSGDVDGDQLGSNELTLVPGKLSGGDHRFEVGSAGSAILVAQTILPVLLHADAPSTIEIGGGTHAAWAPPFDFFLRCYLPLLARMNANVEADIESHGFYPAGGGRVVLKVTPSTGIKGLTLTDRVGKLQPRVTALVSKIPTSVGERECDLIARKTGWDKKAFQVLDVPQAGGPGNVVMIELGFDNVRELIIGFGKIGVKAEQVARATLREARAHLASDAPVGVFLADQLLLPMGLAARNGHRSEFRTGPLSPHCQTHIEVLRRFLDVNIQSVTGENGSVDVSVEAGDGCIGSA, encoded by the coding sequence ATGATTGAAATCAATGGAAACGAGGGCGAAGGAGGCGGGCAGATTGTCCGCTCTTCGCTCGCCCTCGCGGCGGTCACGGGCCAGCCCGTTCGCCTCACCAACATTCGCGGCGGTCGCCAGAAACCGGGGCTGCTGCGTCAGCATCTGGCCGGTGTGCGGGCGATCCAAGCGGTGTGTTCGGGGGACGTGGACGGTGACCAACTGGGCTCGAATGAATTGACTTTGGTGCCTGGCAAATTGTCGGGCGGCGACCATCGCTTTGAAGTGGGTTCCGCGGGCAGTGCGATCCTGGTGGCGCAGACCATCCTGCCGGTTCTTCTGCACGCGGATGCACCATCCACGATCGAGATTGGCGGTGGGACGCACGCAGCGTGGGCACCGCCATTTGATTTCTTCTTGCGTTGCTACCTGCCGTTGTTGGCTCGGATGAATGCGAATGTCGAAGCCGACATTGAATCCCACGGGTTTTATCCCGCCGGTGGTGGGCGGGTGGTGCTGAAGGTCACGCCCTCGACTGGGATCAAAGGACTCACGTTGACGGATCGAGTCGGGAAACTGCAACCGAGAGTCACCGCATTGGTTTCCAAGATTCCAACATCGGTGGGCGAACGTGAGTGTGACCTGATCGCACGAAAAACCGGCTGGGACAAGAAGGCATTCCAGGTGCTCGATGTTCCGCAAGCCGGTGGTCCGGGCAATGTCGTGATGATCGAGTTGGGGTTTGACAACGTCCGTGAATTGATCATTGGGTTTGGCAAGATCGGAGTCAAAGCGGAGCAGGTGGCGCGGGCGACGTTGCGTGAGGCCCGTGCTCACTTGGCCAGCGACGCGCCCGTGGGTGTGTTCCTCGCCGATCAACTGTTGTTACCGATGGGCTTGGCGGCGCGCAACGGGCACCGCAGTGAGTTTCGCACCGGGCCCCTGTCCCCGCACTGTCAAACTCACATCGAAGTGCTGCGACGTTTTCTCGATGTCAACATTCAGTCTGTCACCGGTGAAAACGGTTCCGTTGACGTGAGTGTTGAAGCAGGTGACGGCTGCATTGGCTCAGCGTGA
- a CDS encoding DUF1579 family protein, translating into MRMFSVCLMVLVGWQGTSALAQEMLPKDVLQMDAGTWDAKVTMHGMGQEMVSEGTEENKMLGQVWLVSSFKGEFGGEVFEGRGHVGYDPASKQYVGSWIDSMTPVATQMKGTYDPKTKTMTLQTKGVDMQGKPSTGTVTTVYQGTDKRTTTMHSMIDGKKVKVMEIVYQRAAGK; encoded by the coding sequence ATGCGAATGTTCAGTGTTTGCTTGATGGTTTTGGTTGGCTGGCAAGGGACGTCGGCATTGGCTCAGGAGATGTTGCCCAAGGACGTTCTTCAAATGGACGCTGGGACCTGGGATGCCAAAGTGACGATGCACGGCATGGGACAGGAAATGGTTTCCGAAGGCACGGAAGAGAACAAGATGCTGGGCCAGGTTTGGCTGGTCAGCAGTTTCAAGGGCGAATTCGGCGGGGAAGTGTTCGAAGGACGGGGCCATGTTGGCTACGACCCTGCGTCGAAGCAGTACGTTGGCAGTTGGATCGATTCGATGACGCCCGTGGCCACGCAGATGAAGGGCACTTACGACCCCAAGACCAAGACGATGACGCTGCAGACCAAGGGAGTCGACATGCAGGGCAAACCATCAACGGGCACGGTGACAACGGTCTACCAAGGCACCGACAAACGCACGACAACCATGCACAGCATGATCGATGGCAAGAAGGTCAAGGTGATGGAAATCGTCTACCAGCGAGCAGCGGGCAAGTAG